In Falco rusticolus isolate bFalRus1 chromosome W, bFalRus1.pri, whole genome shotgun sequence, the genomic window ATGCAAAGCTATTCAAAATGATTCACTGCAAAGTTTTCAAACCCAAAAATATCCAAGATACctaaaagagggaagaagagctCACCATGGAGCCTGCAGACCACCCCTGCAGATAGCTGCATGCCCCAACACACAACTAAATCTCCCATCACCCAGATCTTGTGACACATGGAACTCCCAGTCAACTCACCAGTGGCACCTCTCTCATAACTCCCCTTAGAGAGCTAGTTAGGAGAAATCCCACTCCAACCCCCAGTTCCTCTGCAAAGCCAGAGTACCCCAGAACTAGTCTCACAGTTGCTTTAGACCAACCAACTACCCAGAGTTGGCTGAGGCCCTACAAACTTCATGCTTCTGACTAGTAACTCCAATAtgatcacatttttttaaaatgcagtctCTGTGAAACCTTGTATTGTGCCTTTCCTACATCGTGGATGAGGGATGTACGTTTGGGGACAGAACaggagcaaggcagggcagAACTCACCTATTTCCCTCAGCTCCACCTCAGGATGCATGTTCTCAGCCAGCAGCTCATTGATCTTGCAAACTATCCAGCCAAATACTTGGTCGGCCATATGCCACCTTCACAATGGAGTCCCAAGCATCTGCACAGAGAGAATGGCAGTGGCTCACTGAAGGGCTCTGAGGAGAGTAGGGAATACAGCATACAAGCTGGCTCAACACATTCACCTCTAGCAACGATGTTTAGTGGtttatgaagttattttaaagatcAGATAAACATTAGATATGTCTGaacatcccttccctctgcaaGCTCACACAGAGCTCTTTCATTCAGACATCCTCACAATCTTTCTATAAGATCAGTTATGACATACTAGGGCACTTGTGAGACCatctaaaatggaaaatttaatttcaaaaaacatCCAGCCATTTTTTAGAATATCCAGAGACTTGCTTTCCCCTCTACAGGTTTACTTAATATGGATCCCCTCACAGCTAAACCAAGCAGGAGGCTCCAAGTTCTACTTGGAAAATTGAATGGTTCTGTTCCTCCTGGCCCACAGCTGCAAAGTGTTTAAACACTGTGGGCAAGAGGAGAATGCAACTGATGGAAAACTTGCTGACATTCTAAGAAGAAAGACCAAATCAACATGACCTACTACATGATGCACCTACTGATGGGAggtgtttattttattgtctAGAGAAATGCAAGAGAAGACATTTGGGAAGCAGGAACTAGATAATTCacatttgcactttttttcttccattcttgaCCTGTGggtgtgatttttagtattataatgaaggtagtttcacttcaggacaccttGAAAGTAAGTTTTGCTGCCAAGTTGGACGGCTGGATATCggccttgccaagctgtccaGTAACTCATCCTATACACAATAGAACCTAGggtgctctggttatggtctagagAATAAGGACTGAGGTTATTATGGTCTATAGAATAGGGACTTCAAGTAACACAATCTCAGATAACAAGCAGCATAGCTAACATGGAGATTAACTCTTTAAAATCAAGATATTTCTATAGCTGTTTCACAAATATAGAAAGATTTGGTAAAAACTTTAAGGTAATCTGCAACAGGTGGACTAGAACACCTTGGTCGTTTCCACAATCAGATTTATACACGATTacatgaatattcatttgttaaCTTCCAACCCTCTAACAATGATTCGATGGACATCTACAAAGTCCAATCAGGGTCCTCTAGTGACATGTCCTTCAGATCTGGTCTGCTAGAATATACTCAGTGGAGGTTTTGTATACAATCATGTAATAAATCATCCTCATCAGTCTTAGGTAGCAATGTAGCAGGATTTAAGGTGGAAACAGCTAATCCACATTTGGCACCATCCAGCTATTCCAAGGAAACCTCAGAGTTCCCTTTTGTCTGTGGGGGAGCTATCTGGCTAATAGCTTCTTTTGTTCAATTCCCAACCTCCTTTGTCCTTTGAAATTTCAAATCCAAGGTAAATCACTGTTTGTTTTACTAATTGTGCCTTTGTTTGAGGCATTCTATAAACTGCAAGTCCTAGGAAATTCAACAAACTTAAGGTTGTTTCTTGACACTGTTGTTCAGTTCGAGCTCCTAAGAGCAgatcatccacatattgtaacAAAGTAACTGGGGGATTCTCACCTTGCCAGTCTTCTAATTCTTTAGCTAAGACATTACCAAATAAGGTTGGACTAGTCTTGGATCCTTGAGACAACACAGTCCAGCATAACTGCATATTCCTTCCAGTAGTCTGACTTTCTCATTCAAAGGTAAACAACTTTGGCTCTTAGTTTCCAATGGGATACAGAAGCCTTTTCAGAGACATTAGACAACAACATATATGGATTAGGAACCACTGGGTTGATACGAAGCTACTTTTTTGTTTGACTATGTCTGTAAAGTATTAAGCTGAtgcttgcaaaatatttgtgcttgCCTAATCTACAAGGTGTGTGTAAGCCAGTCAGAAGACACCAAGaagataaagaagaaacaaactaGTACTAACCAGCTTTGTAGTTTGGATTGCTGCCAAGAACAAATGCGCATGAGCAATGGAGGACGGTTCAAAAGTTCATAAAGAGGAAGACGTCAAGCCTTCATCAAAAAGACCCCCCAGACAACCACCAGGAAGTAGTGTGCAAGCGCCAAGAAGGCATTCTcttattttgaataaaacacCGCTCACTCTCGAATagttaatgaatatgtataagTGTATAAAGCAGAAGTCAGTAAAGAGACCaagccccccctgccctgccccacatGCCCAGCACTGAATAAACAAATACCTGCTTAGTAGTCATCTGACTATTGAGTTCTTTGTTTGCGAGATTTCTCGGCTTCAGAGTGTACATCTACAACAATTTGGTTGATTCTGCGTAAATCTTGAATCAGTCTGTATTCCTGCAAACAAGGCTTCTTCTTCAGCTCTACCTTACCTGGAGCTACGTTCTTCGCTCTTCATGGTTGTTGAGTGGACCATACTGATACAAAGATTAACCTTATCAGCCTTCTCTAACAGAATGGGATCCAGTGTCATCTGCCGATGAAATGAATTGCaaataaaaggcagagaaatcagcaggggaaaaaattaaaacaatttgaaaaacCTAGCTgtatttgcaataaaaaaaaatggcatctACACAAAATGTAATAATTAAAGCAGTGCCTCTACCTAGAAAGATTATTGTACAAGATAGCCATCAACTCATGGAAATTATGAAAACACCTGCCAGTAAGAagattatttataaaaatttaaagcCATAATAAGGTATTGCCATCTGGCCTGGTCTGGGAAACACCTGCCAGAAAATTTCAGCCACTGTTTTTCATGCCTTAACTTCTGAGCTAGTAAGTACTTCCtagaaaacagcacaattttgttttaattatggATTGTATCTTCCTTAGCATGCTACACTCACAAAACACAGAGGCAAGTGAATTCCTGCTTAGCTTACTCCACAGGAACCACTCCTCTTATCCAAATAAGAACCTGAGAAAAAGAAGGGTGAGGTGCAGGAATCAGTCcaatttaagaaacaaatagaGGTAAGGTGTCAGCAGCATGGGGCTTGACTGGAAACTGTTTTCCCTCAGGCTAAGCTGTGATCAAACTCCCTGGCATACGGCCTGAGCTGGACTGTGCTGGAAGCCTTGGAATATAGATCCGTGTTCAGGGTTCCCAGGGGAGCATGATTTAGGAAATTCTTGTGAAAGGAGGCCAGGGAACATCCCTAGGGAAGCTAGGGGTGACAGAACAGTGTGCTATGTTAAGGAGGCAGTTCTCTTAAGGAGGCTAAGATGGTATTTGCCCTATATATggaagacagcaagaaaagcagagtcTCTTCATTGGGAGCAGCACATCTCAGAAACACTGCCAAATGTGAGATACCCAGATCCAAAGCTACCCCTTTTTCCTGAATCTATAGCATTATGTTTTCTCACCTCTTCCCTCCTAGTAACAGGATGCAATCTTAAGTTTTGTGACAGCTAGCTTGTTTCTAGAAAGCTGGCCCAAAACTAGCAAGCCCTAGATGCCTcttacttttctgcttctcatatCCATTAGTACCTATTTTACTCCTGCTAATGGAAAACACAGCCATCACAATTCTCTGTCCTAGACAATGAAAAGTTGTCTACAGACCCTCAACACTTGTCCTACTACGTGTTTCACAATATTTGGAGACCAAAAAAGTAGACCCTATGCTTTTAAATGATGGCCATCCTTGGCCTAGTTATACtggtttatttggtttttttttgtcatgggGTTAACTTACTAGTTCTGTCATTCAGGATAACTGACTTACCTTTTTACTTATGCACTATTCTAATGTGTCCAGGCACCCCCATTACATGCTCAATGCTCAGTATAAGCAGAGCACACCAGACCATACCTGTGTTAGCTCCCTTTCAGCTAGCATCACCAAAAGGATTCTAAGCAGAATGGGAAAGAGAATTATAAATTAATTGTAGAGAGCTTTGTggcaggtgctgcagcctgcGATGCCCGTGAAGGACcttgaaggctaaagaagaaagTAAGATAAGGTTGGCAGAatgcctggaagaaaaacagggatATGAAGTGTGGCTGGAGCGGATGCACAATGCCACGTCggcagctggctgagaacatgaaactcacagagataagaaagaagagagaaaaaaaatgcaacaagttcagtgtgtttgtaacttttttcttccatttgttttaagCAATAATCTAGGAATCCTGGgatttcatgctttttaaagcatatttttttgcACTCACAGTGAGTATTTCAGCCCCTTCTGATATGTGGGTACCTTCCGGCGGCACATACTTATTTGTGTTGTCATGGGGAAGGGTAAAGAGCCAGACTTTGATGCATCCCTACTGCATGGGATAAATCCCAACTTGTCACACTGCTGGGGCtgaaagttggggttttttttgtttttcttttacctccTCTGTAATATGTAATAGCTCATGGTTTTGGCCCCTTGGCTTTGGTCTGTACACAGACATAAACCTTTAAGTTTTGATTATATAGGGGACTTTCTTAGGTAAGCATTCACATTACTTGATATCCTTTTGAGCTCAAGAGTGTGCAGGCTGCAATGTCTTGCTTTTACTGTGTGCCAAGAATAACTTTTGAGTCACCTGTCgattttaactttttgaaattctttttttcctacttagtTCTTTGTGACAATTTTAAAGGCCAAAGGGGTGCTAAAACCTGCTGTGTTGGAAACCATATTTGGACCCCTGGAATCCACATATTCAGCCAGCCAGTAAGTGAACACAATGATGCAAATCCTGTAATTATATGGGGAGGACCCTATACTGATGAGAGAGTAAGATTTCAGGAAATAAATCTAACACCTTGTAAAACCGGCATTCACTTCTAGCACTGCTAGCCTTGGTGGCACTTACAGGTGTACCCAGGAATCTACTGATCTTTATCTGCCTATCTGGATGCCCAGTTGCTCTCTGGATAGTGTTTTAAACCCAGTAAGTCTGCTCTGTGGTACTTTTAAGGGATTCTTTCTGTAGCTTACTCTGTGACCACTAAGCATGTATTCAGCACAAAAACTGGATGTGAGGTGGAGACTGACAAATAAAGGTCAGCATAGGAGTGAACCAGAGGGAGCTAAGAAAATGCCACCAGTAATGTACCCCTCCCAAGCTATCTTTCCTCTTTGTGCACAGGGTTCTGTTGCTTCATCTGGAGAGAGGGTATCTGGGACGGACTGGAAAATTGCTATCAGAATTTGGAGCTTCATGGCCACTACACTGAGAATTTGgagcaagcaaataaaaagttGAAGTTAAATATCTCCtttattcatgttttttcttccctctctccattctgtgaaacagatacatacttccttttttcttacttctgtttctgcaatgatcagttttcttcctttttctgggctgctgctatttttttagtttttcttccaTAATAGAATGGTGAAAACCTCTCTACTTATTTAAAGTTGCACATTTTTGAAGCTTGTTTCAGGTGcgtgtgtatgtatgtgcacaTGCTGAGCACAGCTTTTTCAGAGTTCTGGTTTTACTCCCATTCTTCCTTGACTGGCAAGCCTGGAGAATTTGCAGTGGGAACACTAGGGGACAGTGATCTCTTTCTCGAGAATTATCCTCCTAGTCTTTCCCTCTACCACTAACTGTATTCTAACAGTgggatttccttttttcttcccattttttttctatggtaGAAGAAAAATTGTTCCCTCCCACTTACCTCTCCAAATACAGCCTGTCTTCGAGAAATTTCAGAAGgatatctttttatttcaaagtccTGACAGCTATATCTGGAATTTAAACCACCTGACTTCCAGTTCTTGTCTGCACttgtccccagctgcaggatgtACTAGGatgtttctgctctgttctgtttgcatgtatatatatgcacttTTGATGTCTTGAGAAAAAGAAGCCATCTTTTATACTTGCCTTGTAGTGATGGAAATGTGGGGCTGCGTTGCTTTGTCTTGAAATGAGTGGCAAAAAGCCACAGGTGGACTCCTTGTTTTCCTGAGTcagccttccttttttctttgttttcatttgctgagTATATTAGCTTTATACTGCTGTGCATGTATGAAGAGGAGATATCACTTCTATTACCCACTGGGAAATGGTGGTCAGGAGAAAAGGAATGGCCATAGCCACAAAAGAAATTGTTGATGCTTGTGTTACCGATTAGTTAATAAGATCAaattgattgattttatttgattaattaattgattttataaaatcatttaatagaattaaaatatagaaggataagggaaaaaaaagaaatttttatagGAAACTTGCAGCTACGCAGTAAGAGTTgttatggaatcttttgtacgtcttgtaccaaggctagaagaagggcctggaactattgtaataactctagggttgaaaggttccattgtatttaaccagtcttctgtacgcagaggtgtattgaaatgtcagaatatgagattaatgggaactggggagagttgactggaacagcttgcaggtgcctgccaagaaaccgtgaactttagtaaaaggtaattccggcagggggagatcgcgaccaccgactcatataccacctacccaaatcgtaccccagacccatttctagatctttctaagctttactgcgCATAATCagatataggaggagagtatgaaaatgatttacgggaaatgttatgattatgcatgaataattaatgaatatgtatgaataagttctatatatggaatctgattttgggatCTGGTGTGCGTTGAccgtgagaggactcgctcacgcacccggccgtcaataaagaagtgtctgcttatctacatcacattggtgtcgataagttcttcattccgagatttcggtaacagttttggcgacccagatgggacctcaCTGAAGGAGACCGGAGGAGTCGGGGACCTGATCGGTTCCAGCCGGCACCGAGGATTTCTCGGGGACACCCATCAATCCCCGATCCGTAAGGCTCTTCGCAACGTTCCCTGGATTTTTGggtaagacacttctttttttaattgtagtaagTAAGTGCACTATAATAATTGTATGGGAAAGAGTGGGATAGAGTCCCACCAGTGGGTTGGAGTCCCACTGAGTAAGTCTACCTGTCAGATGCGGTGAAAGAGCTGCGCAGGGTAGGACTAGGAgtctgcccgtaagacataagcgaaagctattgcagggttggactaaaaggatccttgtggaagtggaagcctaggcgtctgcccgtaagacataagcgaaagctattgcagggttggacaaaagtggaaacaagagaaactatatgctatagtgttctctaaggCAGTACCTCTAACAAGAAGTTGGAAGTTTTTGgtgttctttgttgttttgtgagtttgtgtattaagaagaaaattaagaggtataatattgtgttatatgtttgtttaaagtaactgtgggaaagtgtgagtgtggctgtaagggTGAGACGTATAATTGAGAACGAAAGCGAGTGTGGAGTGTGTATCCGTGGATCGGAGTGACAGAgttgaataattgtgtattgtactgtGAGTAATTACACCATGGCAACTAAGTTAACTCgcttgtttaaaagtaaaagcatgggtaatcttgctgtaaatgacaaaatcccGAAAAATTCTTTGTTGGGATGTTTATTGGCACATTGGGGAAATTTACAGGATGATCTGCAAAAGAGCCAGATgattgagtattgtaataatttgagtattgtaataattggtggcctTTGTGTATATTGGATGATCAGGAAAAGTGGCCCACGaatgggacactgaattataacactattttgcagttaatgttgtattgtaaaagagaagggaaatggaataaaatgccagatgtggatttggtttttttacttaagacaaagaaaggattggCAGGATGAATGTAAGCTAACTATTAGAGATAATTTGGTAATAGCTATAACTTCTGAtaataagaaagtggaaaaaaaatgttgtttaaattgTGAGGTTGGGAGTGGATACAggagcaacatttttttattaaatacctgtaaaggaaaaactggaacaaaaacaggccattcctgcaacccctggatttgaaatttggaaataagataaaTACAtatgaatttttgtatgtaccagaATGTCCGATACCCTTcttaggaagagatttgttatccaaattaaatgcacagGTTGTTTTTGACGAAggagaacttttcttgaaaatacctgagTCAAAAACGGGAGAAATCctgatgatacaagaaaaggtaaaggaacaagaaattccaccggaggtggatttggcagtgatccctACTGTATGGGAAACAAATATTCCTGGTAAATCGAAACTAGCAGAACCggttaaaatagatttgaaggaaggcgcaggaacagtgagaattaaacaatatccaatcaaaccagaagtgagacaggaattgaagaaattgattgataaatttttggagtataaaattttggaagaatgtgaatctgagtataatactcctattttaccagtcagaaaaccttcGGGTGAATATAGACTGGTACAAGActtgagagcagtaaatcaaatagttaaggaTATTTATCCTGTAGTAGCAAACCCTTATACACTGTTAACAGCGTTAAGGGAGAAttatcagtggtttacagtgcttgatttaaaagatgctttcttttgtatacctttggaaaaggaaaccagaaaactgtttgcttttgaatgggaaaatcctcaaaccgggcaaaagatgcagctgacatggactagattaccccaaggatttaaaaacagtccaactatttttggaaatcatttagcaaaggaatttgaaatttggaaacaGGACAAACCAAGACctggacatttatttttacaatatgtggatgatatattgattgctacagaagaaagatttatttgtatacaggtgactattgACCTTTTGAATTTCCTGGGATTAAATGGGTATAaggtatccaggaagaaagcccaaatagcctgccagactgtgatatatctcgactttgagatttcaaaaggacaacgacaattaggaaaaaatcgcaaagaagctatttgtagtatacctgagccgagaaatattcatgaactcagagcatttctgggaatgactgggtggtgtcgcctttggatcatgaactatgggctaatagctaaaccgctgtacgaggcccaaaagaactctccctttgtatggggcccacaacaacaaaaggcttttgtagagtTGAAACGTGCCTTAATGTCTGCACCTGCCTTGGGACTGCCGGATCTAACCaaagatttccagctgtttgtacATGAAAGACAACATCTTGCACTGGGCGTGTTAACCCAGAggataggaagctggaaacgaCCAGTCGGATATTTCTCTgaacaactggacacagtgagtaAAGGGTGGCCGAACTGCCTTCGAGCACTGGCCGCAACAGTGATGCTCATACAAGAAGCTCGGaaattgactttgggaagaacaataacagtctATGTCCCACACATGGTGATAACTGTCCTAGAACAGAAGGGGGGACATTGGCTGTCCCCCAGCCGAATGATGAAATACCAGGTGGTATTGACTGAACAAGATGATGTGATTCTAAAGACAACTAAcctggtaaatcctgcagtgtttttaagttccatacaggaagaaggacgACTGGAACATGATTGCTTGGCTACCATCAAGTATGTTTATTCCAGTCGTGAAGATCTGAAGGATGTGCCATTGGAGCGACCAGACTGGGAATTgtatactgatggaagcagctttatggaacAAGGAGTCCCATACGCTGGATATGCGGTAACAACAGAGACTACAGttatagaagcaggagcattggcGAGTACCACATCAGCCCAAAAGGCAGAACTCATCGCTTTAATTTGAGCCTTAGAATTAAGCAAAGACAAGAGAGTAAATATCTGGACTGATTCGaaatatgcctttggggtagtgcatgtccatggagctttgtggaaagagagggggttattgtcctctcaaggatcaaacattaagcatcaaatagaaattttacaaatattgcaagcagttcaaaagccagatcaagtagcaatcatgcactTTAAGGCACACCAGActgggaatacaaaaataatagctgggaataatttagctgatagaacatcaaaaaaaaaaaaaaaaaaaaaaaggtagcaaagaaacaagcattgcaaatggcaataattccttctaaaacagtaacccttcctagggaaaaaccgagatattcagaggaagatgacaaattgggtcagttattaaatgctaagaaaaacttagCTGGATGGTGGGTAACTCCTAACGGACAGGTAGTAATTCCACCTCTTTTGATGAGAGAGATAATTCAAATGAGACACCAAGAATGTCATTGGGGGGCAGAAGCCTTAGTAACATTTTTACGAAAGCAAGTAATACCAGTTAATATGTTAGGAATAGCTAAAATGGTAACTGCAAAgtgtgaagtatgtttgaaaaataatccagtgattaagaaaaaggttcaaatgggTAGACTGAAATCTGGTACAGAACCTGGAGATTAttggcaagtagatttttcagagttacTTAGACAAAATGGGTACCGGTGCATCCTGGTAAGGGTTGATACTTTTACAAgatggccagaagcccttccctgtcgcaccacacaagcaaaaagaggttgtgaagtggttattacaagaaataattccgAGATTTGGAGTTCCTATTGGAAATCCTCTGTAGAGGTCCacactttgttgctgaagtagtCCAAAGTGTTAGCAAAGTATTGGGTATTAATTGGGATTTGCATGCGTCTTGGAGACCACAATTTAGTGGAAAAGTGGAGAGGatgaatcaaactttgaaacgacaaataagtaaaatttgtcaagaaaccagtctaaagtggcctcaggcactttcattggcattattatgaatcagggtacagccaaagagtggaacctcagtcagtccttatgaattattatatggaaaaccatATGAGTCTCTAGAACCAAATctaaacatacatgtaaaaggaaaacaagatgtgtatgactatttgctttttctaaggaaaactttGGCTGTGATTTGGAGTGTAGTaatttggaatagacctttacccctggaaaattcagtgcatgatttccaaccaggagactatgtctatgtgaagacTTGGACCTCCGAACCTTTGCAGGAGCA contains:
- the LOC119140668 gene encoding uncharacterized protein LOC119140668 — its product is MNYGLIAKPLYEAQKNSPFVWGPQQQKAFVELKRALMSAPALGLPDLTKDFQLFVHERQHLALGVLTQRIGSWKRPVGYFSEQLDTVSKGWPNCLRALAATVMLIQEARKLTLGRTITVYVPHMVITVLEQKGGHWLSPSRMMKYQVVLTEQDDVILKTTNLVNPAVFLSSIQEEGRLEHDCLATIKYVYSSREDLKDVPLERPDWELYTDGSSFMEQGVPYAGYAVTTETTVIEAGALASTTSAQKAELIALI